A single window of Hoplias malabaricus isolate fHopMal1 unplaced genomic scaffold, fHopMal1.hap1 scaffold_530, whole genome shotgun sequence DNA harbors:
- the LOC136685316 gene encoding retroviral integration site protein Fli-1 homolog, with protein MTASSAQDYGQQHKINPIPPQQEWINQPVRVNVKREYDHLNGARESPVDCSVGKCNKLVSSSDTSQMGYGGYIDEKNGPPPNMTTNERRVIVPADPSLWSPDHVRQWLDWAVKEYGLLEIDTAMFQNTDGKELCKMSKEDFLRLTSVYNADVLLSHLNYLRESSSSLSYNTPSHTDQSPRLAAKE; from the exons ATGACAGCGTCTAGTGCGCAGGACTACGGACAGCAGCACAAGATCAACCCCATCCCCCCGCAGCAGGAGTGGATCAACCAGCCGGTCCGGGTCAACGTGAAACGAGAATACGACCACCTTAACGGAGCAAg AGAGTCGCCTGTGGACTGCAGTGTGGGGAAATGCAATAAGCTGGTGAGCAGCTCTGACAC atcacagatgGGCTACGGGGGCTACATTGACGAGAAGAATGGTCCACCGCCCAACATGACCACCAACGAGAGAAGAGTGATTGTACCTGCAG ACCCATCCTTGTGGTCCCCTGACCATGTCCGACAGTGGCTGGACTGGGCCGTCAAAGAGTATGGCCTCCTGGAGATAGACACGGCCATGTTCCAGAACACGGATGGGAAGGAACTGTGCAAGATGAGCAAAGAGGACTTCCTGAGACTTACGAGTGTCTACAACGCCGATGTCCTGCTCTCACATCTCAATTACCTCAGGGAAA GTAGCTCATCACTATCATACAACACACCATCTCACACCGACCAGTCTCCACGCCTGGCTGCCAAAGAAG